A genome region from Rhizobacter sp. includes the following:
- a CDS encoding NAD-dependent succinate-semialdehyde dehydrogenase, whose protein sequence is MIDLKDRSLLREQCFIAGEWCSGAAHIDVHNPATGKLIASVPKLGTAETRTAIESAARAWPTWRARTAKDRGAILRRWSELMAAHQEDLARLMTAEQGKPLTEARGEIGYAASFLDWFAEEGKRVYGETIPAPVTDQRIVVTREPIGVCAAITPWNFPAAMITRKVGPALAAGCTMVLKPASQTPLSALALAVLAERAGVPQGVFSVVTGTAADIGTELCTNPTVRKLSFTGSTEVGRTLMAQTAATVKKVSMELGGNAPFIVFEDADLDAAVEGALVSKFRNAGQTCVCANRLYVHSRVYDDFAARLVRAVHGLKVGDGAEDGVRIGPLIDGAAVRKVQEHIEDATAKGARVLIGGRPHALGRSFFEPTVLADMTTSMAVAREETFGPVAPLFRFDTEDEAVALANDTEFGLASYFYARDLGRVWRVAERLEYGMVGVNTGLISNEVAPFGGVKQSGLGREGSRHGIDDYLVMKYINMAGLQPR, encoded by the coding sequence ATGATCGACCTGAAAGACCGCTCACTGTTGCGCGAACAGTGTTTCATCGCCGGCGAGTGGTGCAGCGGTGCCGCACACATCGACGTGCACAACCCCGCCACCGGCAAGCTGATCGCCAGCGTGCCCAAGCTGGGCACCGCCGAGACGCGCACCGCGATCGAGTCCGCCGCCCGCGCTTGGCCTACGTGGCGTGCGCGCACGGCAAAGGACCGCGGAGCAATCCTGCGCCGCTGGTCCGAACTGATGGCCGCGCACCAGGAAGACCTGGCCCGTCTGATGACGGCCGAGCAAGGCAAGCCGCTGACCGAAGCCCGAGGTGAGATCGGCTACGCCGCGTCATTTCTCGACTGGTTTGCCGAGGAAGGCAAACGGGTCTACGGCGAGACGATACCTGCGCCGGTGACGGACCAGCGCATCGTGGTCACGCGTGAGCCCATCGGCGTGTGCGCGGCCATCACGCCGTGGAATTTCCCAGCCGCGATGATCACGCGCAAGGTTGGTCCGGCCCTCGCTGCAGGTTGCACCATGGTGCTGAAGCCAGCCTCGCAAACACCGCTGTCGGCGCTTGCGTTGGCCGTGCTGGCCGAACGTGCTGGCGTGCCGCAAGGTGTGTTTTCGGTGGTCACCGGAACGGCCGCCGACATCGGCACCGAGCTCTGCACCAACCCCACCGTGCGAAAACTCAGCTTCACTGGTAGTACCGAGGTTGGCCGCACTCTGATGGCGCAGACCGCGGCCACGGTGAAGAAGGTCTCGATGGAGTTGGGCGGCAACGCGCCCTTCATCGTCTTCGAGGACGCCGACCTCGATGCGGCGGTGGAGGGAGCGCTGGTCAGCAAGTTCCGCAATGCCGGCCAGACCTGCGTCTGCGCCAACCGCCTGTACGTGCACAGTCGCGTATACGATGACTTCGCGGCGCGGCTGGTGCGTGCCGTGCACGGTCTGAAGGTGGGCGACGGTGCGGAGGACGGCGTGCGCATCGGCCCACTGATCGACGGCGCTGCGGTGCGCAAGGTGCAGGAGCACATTGAAGACGCCACCGCAAAGGGCGCTCGCGTACTGATTGGCGGCCGACCGCACGCGTTGGGCCGCAGCTTCTTCGAGCCCACAGTACTGGCCGACATGACCACCTCGATGGCCGTGGCGCGTGAGGAGACCTTCGGTCCCGTCGCACCGCTCTTCCGCTTTGACACTGAGGACGAGGCCGTCGCGCTGGCCAACGACACCGAGTTCGGCCTTGCCTCGTACTTCTACGCCCGAGACCTGGGCCGCGTCTGGCGCGTGGCCGAGCGGCTGGAGTACGGCATGGTG
- a CDS encoding SDR family NAD(P)-dependent oxidoreductase — protein MDLQLNGRRALVTGASKGIGRSVVFALAREGCVLHLAARGEDELKALADEIAATGAVKPQVHACDLSARGAPGALAASCGELDILVNNAGAIPRGDLQNIDEDRWREAWALKVFGSIDLCRVVLAGMQARRRGVVVNVIGLAGEKPSAGYIAGSAGNAALMAFTRGVGAAAMDHGVRVVGVNPGLVATERMQTLLRQQALQQWGDAERWAECLDTARLPAGRPARAEEVADVVTFLASPRASYVSGTIVTVDGGSAHRG, from the coding sequence ATGGACTTGCAACTGAACGGCCGCCGAGCACTGGTAACGGGCGCTTCGAAAGGCATTGGGCGCTCGGTGGTGTTCGCACTGGCCCGCGAAGGATGCGTGCTGCACCTGGCGGCACGCGGAGAGGACGAACTGAAGGCGCTCGCCGACGAGATCGCCGCCACGGGCGCTGTGAAGCCGCAGGTCCATGCCTGCGATCTCTCGGCGCGCGGTGCACCCGGTGCACTGGCGGCATCCTGCGGCGAGCTCGATATTCTCGTCAACAACGCTGGCGCCATCCCGCGTGGCGACCTGCAGAACATCGACGAAGACCGTTGGCGCGAGGCCTGGGCACTGAAGGTATTCGGCAGCATCGACCTCTGCCGTGTCGTGTTGGCCGGCATGCAGGCGCGCCGCCGCGGTGTCGTTGTCAACGTCATCGGCCTGGCCGGCGAAAAGCCCAGCGCCGGCTATATCGCTGGCTCGGCCGGCAATGCGGCACTGATGGCCTTCACGCGCGGTGTCGGTGCCGCGGCGATGGACCACGGCGTGCGTGTCGTCGGCGTCAACCCCGGGCTGGTGGCCACCGAACGCATGCAGACCTTGCTGCGACAGCAGGCGCTGCAGCAGTGGGGCGACGCCGAGCGCTGGGCCGAGTGCCTGGACACCGCGCGCCTGCCCGCCGGCCGCCCGGCGCGGGCAGAGGAGGTTGCCGATGTGGTCACCTTTCTCGCTTCGCCGCGCGCCAGCTACGTCAGCGGCACCATCGTCACGGTGGACGGCGGCAGCGCTCACCGCGGCTGA
- a CDS encoding MmgE/PrpD family protein, whose amino-acid sequence MVEPNKSLVSQRIAAYVVANATRVPPPAHRHAAFRALLDTYACAVAGRHEDAPRLARRSLDEVVGRGTATTWLGAEKMPAESAAFVNGVLGHVLDYDDVMSPMRGHPSVSIVPALLALAEGLSGPAASGTAFARAYLVGFEVIAKLSRALAIGHYAKGWHSTSSLGMIGCTAACASLLGLNEAQTADALGLAVAQAAGSRQNFGTMAKSFQAGHCAASAVRAAKLAQLGFTAAHDALDGEFGFAKLYGAGENLAAAFASLGLAPTEIEAAGIEVKKYPCCYATHRALDGVLDLRREHGLSLAGVVRVDILSNHRGLDPLLHDRPQTGLEGKFSMEYAVVAALVDGQVRLSTFDDAAVQRADVQSALPRVHKSEADGPPFPRFTEVTLTLNDGRTLRRRVNTARGDAADPLSDAELVDKVADCLSYARCGGDAAALAAHCFALGDKPVASLRRVLPDLPPL is encoded by the coding sequence ATGGTCGAACCGAACAAGTCGCTGGTCAGCCAGCGGATCGCCGCCTACGTCGTCGCAAACGCAACCCGCGTGCCGCCGCCTGCGCACCGGCACGCGGCCTTCCGCGCGCTGCTGGACACCTATGCCTGCGCGGTCGCAGGCCGGCATGAAGACGCGCCGCGCCTCGCGCGGCGATCGCTGGACGAAGTGGTCGGCCGCGGCACGGCCACCACGTGGCTCGGCGCGGAGAAGATGCCCGCCGAGTCGGCTGCGTTCGTCAACGGTGTTCTCGGGCATGTGCTGGACTACGACGACGTGATGTCGCCGATGCGCGGGCACCCCAGCGTTTCGATCGTGCCGGCGCTGCTGGCACTGGCCGAAGGCCTGAGCGGGCCGGCCGCCAGCGGCACCGCGTTCGCGCGCGCCTACCTCGTCGGCTTCGAGGTCATCGCCAAACTCTCGCGAGCGCTGGCGATCGGGCACTACGCGAAGGGCTGGCACTCGACCTCGTCGCTGGGCATGATCGGCTGCACCGCCGCCTGTGCGTCGCTGCTGGGTTTGAACGAAGCGCAGACGGCCGACGCTCTGGGCCTCGCCGTGGCGCAGGCCGCTGGCTCGCGGCAGAACTTCGGCACCATGGCCAAGTCGTTCCAGGCCGGGCATTGCGCGGCCTCGGCGGTGCGTGCGGCCAAGCTGGCGCAACTGGGTTTCACGGCGGCGCACGATGCGCTGGACGGCGAGTTCGGCTTCGCGAAACTGTACGGCGCGGGTGAGAACCTCGCTGCCGCCTTCGCCTCGCTGGGGCTGGCGCCGACCGAGATCGAAGCCGCCGGCATCGAAGTGAAGAAGTACCCCTGCTGCTACGCCACGCACCGCGCGCTCGATGGCGTGTTGGACCTGCGCCGCGAACACGGCCTGAGTCTCGCGGGCGTAGTGCGCGTGGACATCCTCAGCAACCACCGCGGGCTCGACCCGCTGCTGCACGACCGCCCGCAGACCGGCCTGGAAGGCAAGTTCAGCATGGAGTACGCGGTGGTCGCGGCGCTGGTGGACGGCCAGGTGCGCCTGTCCACCTTCGACGATGCTGCCGTGCAGCGCGCCGACGTGCAGTCCGCGCTGCCGCGTGTGCACAAGAGCGAAGCCGACGGTCCCCCCTTCCCTCGCTTCACCGAGGTGACGCTGACGCTGAACGACGGCCGCACGCTGCGGCGACGCGTGAACACCGCGCGCGGCGACGCGGCCGACCCGTTGAGCGATGCCGAACTGGTCGACAAGGTGGCCGACTGCCTGAGCTACGCACGCTGCGGCGGAGATGCCGCGGCACTCGCAGCGCACTGCTTCGCGCTGGGCGACAAGCCGGTGGCCAGCCTGCGGCGCGTTTTGCCCGACCTGCCGCCGCTGTAA